Proteins encoded within one genomic window of Aspergillus nidulans FGSC A4 chromosome VII:
- a CDS encoding uncharacterized protein (transcript_id=CADANIAT00009071), which translates to MWGPALKVFTLPGEANFGKTDFYTVMEPIHSWGPTRSIMVSDCLSGPQPQLSTGVPRLTSYSHYLHLPSPFVLITGANQGIGQATAKNLASQYNYHVLIGCRRIEAGEKVASELRAAGHKATSLQLDLDSEESIKAAVDIIEKDYGYLDILMNNAAVLLDHDNTLSPWALYSRTFTPNVIGTATLTHLLLPLIRKAKATPPTIIFVSSGMGSLTYGFDKSVPFHQADNRAYNSSKAAVNLLVANYKRILEPKGGKVNAVSPGLVATNMTAHMNARATAEVGAASIVQLSAAGKDGESGTFTNRDGVVLW; encoded by the exons ATGTGGGGACCGGCCCTGAAGGTCTTTACGCTTCCTGGAGAAGCCAATTTCGGCAAAACGGATTTTTATACAGTTATGGAGCCGATCCATTCATGGGGCCCTACCAGAAGCATTATGGTCTCGGACTG TTTGTCAGGTCCCCAGCCCCAGCTTTCCACTGGCGTTCCGCGGCTCACTTCATATAGCCACTATCTGCACCTCCCCAGTCCTTTCGTTCTCATCACCGGCGCAAACCAGGGCATTGGGCAAGCCACTGCCAAGAATCTTGCATCACAGTACAACTACCACGTTCTAATCGGCTGTCGCAGAATCGAAGCTGGCGAGAAAGTCGCCTCTGAGTTGCGTGCCGCCGGCCACAAAGCTACctctctccagctcgacCTCGACTCCGAAGAGTCTATCAAAGCCGCCGTCGATATCATCGAGAAAGACTATGGGTACCTGGATATCCTGATGAACAATGCCGCTGTCCTGCTGGATCATGACAACACCCTCTCGCCCTGGGCGCTATACAGCAGGACATTCACGCCGAATGTCATCGGCACTGCAACATTGACAcacttgctgctgcccttGATTCGgaaggcaaaggcaacgcCGCCAACGATCATTTTCGTGTCCAGCGGGATGGGAAGTCTCACATATGGATTCGACAAGAGCGTCCCATTTCATCAAGCGGATAACCGCGCGTACAACTCGAGCAAAGCAGCGGTCAATTTGCTCGTTGCAAACTACAAGCGCATTCTCGAACCTAAGGGGGGTAAGGTTAATGCGGTTTCTCCAGGGCTTGTGGCCACGAATATGACGGCGCATATGAATGCGCGGGCGACTGCCGAGGTTGGTGCTGCAAGTATCGTGCAATTGTCTGCTGCTGGGAAGGATGGGGAGTCTGGGACATTTACGAATAGGGACGGTGTTGTGCTGTGGTGA
- a CDS encoding TMEM53 family protein (transcript_id=CADANIAT00009072), with amino-acid sequence MIASQAGATIRFPGFTSRTDQIFVRDGIPESSESTSVSNGSPVKTLIIFAWGDAQPKNITKYADGFRTLHPSAKQIVVLSPIYKALWRSMAQRVEAMSPIVDEVFPPTGKSEAEQDHDGSGVLIQVMSNTGGIAYAAALHAYRNRYGRPFPHRLVVLDSTPGSTDLTFANMRRFALAMALGTAKFFPWPFCVTRGLWAVFLYVLNLIEKILGRTSAGAESVKVVGNPELASLETKRLYLYGKEDQIILWSDIEAHIAESRRKGWEVQYRVFEGSGHVEHMRKHPVAYWKAIKEAWEDATGTA; translated from the coding sequence ATGATCGCCAGCCAAGCAGGTGCAACGATCCGTTTCCCAGGCTTCACATCTCGCACTGATCAGATCTTCGTGCGCGACGGGATCCCAGAATCTTCAGAGTCAACCTCGGTCTCAAATGGTAGTCCCGTCAAGACCCTCATAATCTTCGCCTGGGGCGACGCGCAGCCCAAGAACATCACAAAATACGCCGACGGCTTCCGCACCCTCCACCCGTCCGCCAAACAGATCGTTGTGCTGTCTCCAATCTACAAGGCGTTATGGCGCTCGATGGCGCAGCGCGTGGAGGCCATGAGCCCGATTGTAGACGAGGTCTTCCCGCCAACTGGCAAGAGCGAAGCCGAGCAGGATCATGACGGCTCCGGCGTCCTGATCCAGGTCATGTCCAACACGGGCGGAATCGCTTACGCTGCAGCCCTTCACGCGTACCGAAATCGATACGGCCGCCCATTCCCACATAGGCTCGTTGTCCTTGATTCCACGCCCGGAAGCACAGATCTCACCTTCGCCAATATGCGCAGGTTCGCGCTGGCCATGGCGCTGGGCACGGCCAAATTCTTTCCCTGGCCGTTTTGCGTCACAAGAGGTCTCTGGGCAGTCTTTCTCTACGTGCTCAACCTCATCGAGAAGATTCTGGGACGGACAAGCGCCGGTGCAGAGAGTGTGAAGGTAGTTGGAAACCCGGAGCTGGCGAGTTTGGAGACCAAACGGCTCTACCTTTATGGGAAGGAGGACCAGATCATTCTGTGGAGTGATATTGAGGCCCACATTGCCGAGTCCCGGCGAAAGGGGTGGGAGGTACAATATAGGGTGTTTGAGGGCAGCGGGCATGTTGAGCATATGAGGAAGCATCCGGTTGCTTATTGGAAGGCGATCAAGGAGGCGTGGGAGGATGCCACCGGCACTGCGTAG
- a CDS encoding uncharacterized protein (transcript_id=CADANIAT00009073) has protein sequence MAENRDETNLARQLTNLVSLKVPTSNGGRSIFSKGPENFQVSLIDLDTYTKGPAEPYIIRNEEQLREYIKSRPEHQARIISICCKNSITPLLITQSAMQILLDRYDIGFEFMDLVQSFGRKPQVSDAGHGRMTIHRRRNGAYGAVFKSYEVIETNYTDRWVGVFNRFSPERPGQNLWIILHPKQNSEAQQRIESATKHALDFCNNPSLLHLVILSTYMGNWRLCIQSIGEKIEEMPG, from the exons ATGGCAGAGAATCGCGACGAGACAAATCTGGCTCGACAACTCACTAACCTTGTGTCCTTGAAGGTACCCACTTCAAATGGAGGACGCTCTATCTTCTCTAAGGGGCCGGAAAATTTTCAAGTTTCTCTAATTGATTTAGACA CATATACAAAGGGCCCTGCGGAGCCGTACATAATCAGGAATGAGGAGCAGCTCAGGGAGTATATCAAATCAAGGCCTGAACATCAGGCGCGGATCAT CTCGATATGTTGCAAAAATTCAATCACGCCTCTTCTCATCACTCAGTCAGCTATGCAGATCCTTCTGGACCGATACGACATTGGCTTCGAATTCATGGACTTGGTTCAGTCTTTTGGGAGAAAACCCCAGGTTTCAGACGCAGGACACGGGAGGATGACTATACATAGACGTCGCAACGGTGCATACGGTGCGGTCTTCAAG AGCTATGAAGTCATTGAGACGAATTACACCGATCGATGGGTGGGTGTCTTCAATAGATTCTCCCCTGAGAGGCCTGGCCAGAACTTATGGATTATCCTTCATCCAAAGCAAAACAGTGAGGCACAACAGCGGATTGAGTCAGCAACAAAACATGCTTTGGATTTCTGCAATAATCCATCTCTTTTGCATCTGGTCATTCTGTCGACATATATGGGGAACTGGCGGCTTTGTATACAGAGTATTGGAGAAAAGATTGAAGAGATG CCAGGCTAA
- a CDS encoding uncharacterized protein (transcript_id=CADANIAT00009074), which translates to MSDKCNYVQNIVPADLTAYIYKSRLEQLLRAMFGENIEVTALAKATVG; encoded by the exons ATGAGTGACAAGTGCAACTACGTGCAGAACATCGTGCCCGCTGATCTTACAGCATACATCTACAAATCAAGGCTCGAGCAGCTGCTCCGGGCAATGTTCGGTGAGAATATCGAGGTTACT GCATTGGCCAAAGCAACAGTCGGCTGA
- a CDS encoding uncharacterized protein (transcript_id=CADANIAT00009075) produces the protein MKWKQRPDGTPQIGVIDDPFVGISLREIESDARRFHGEAPGLKSLLDVEVLIKGAKLAKDSNFRNDISISEVERRLLEEEEKSNWRGLREVIQQFGEGMRVTIMATACAAAALGWQQSAINTSTRTWPAQFGLAGDSWKVATINAIPSLSGSFMVILGIAVWPALFFTFLCAANTDDRPEQFGTKASVAPIFAAEAAMEMSRGRILMLWQMFDAFGIMLGFVVALIAPVSWEVQLGLALIPSLAQILVVLLCPESPRLLIRNKRYGEAYKSLRRLRRLELQAARDLYFIHFQLRQEVRLYDLEQEIGSSSFPYQDYVEKIDSFKRMLYLFTIPRNRRACLVAFLVMTSQQLCGINVLAYYSSIVFGNAASTNKIDLLSFGFGASNFVFTLLAFVLIDSKGRRFTLLTSFFFMTFTLLGASFCFNIEPEGSRVAAVVVTFILLYTASYSIGAGPVPFTLSAEIFPLAFREVGMSFSVMVNFLGLGLLVLFVPRITRSWSPTENERVGQRNVLLLFTYVGPPTTE, from the exons ATGAAGTGGAAGCAACGTCCCGATGGGACGCCTCAAATTGGCGT TATTGACGATCCTTTCGTTGGGATATCCCTGCGAGAGATTGAGAGCGACGCGAGGAGATTTCACGGCGAAGCCCCCGGGCTCAAATCACTACTTGACGTCGAGGTGCTAATCAAAGGAGCGAAGCTTGCCAAAGACTCCAATTTCAGAAATGACATCTCCATATCCGAGGTAGAAAGACGGTTGctagaagaagaggaaaaatCTAACTGGCGCGGGCTAAGGGAGGTGATCCAACAGTTTGGGGAAGGTATGCGCGTCACGATCATGGCAACGGcatgcgcagcagcagcctt GGGCTGGCAGCAGTCGGCTATCAATACTTCAACACGGACTTGGCCAGCCCAGTTCGGGCTGGCTGGCGATAGCTGGAAAGTTGCAACAATCAATGCGATCCCATCGCTGTCCGGAAGTTTTAT GGTGATTCTCGGTATCGCCGTATGGCCTGCTTTATTTTTTACTTTTCTTTGTGCCGCCAATACTGACGATCGTCCTGAACAGTTTGGAACCAAAGCCTCGGTTGCTCCCATCTTCGCCGCAGAGGCTGCAATGGAAATGTCCCGTGGGCGGATCCTGATGCTATGGCAGATGTTTGATGCCTT CGGTATTATGCTCGGATTCGTGGTTGCGTTGATAGCCCCTGTGAGCTGGGAGGTTCAGCTTGGACTTGCCCTGATTCCATCATTAGCCCAGATTCTTGTTGTATTGCTATGTCCTGAATCCCCCCGGCTCCTGATCCGTAACAAACGCTACGGAGAGGCGTATAAAAGCCTGCGGCGACTTCGCAGGCTGGAACTTCAGGCCGCGCGCGACCTCTATTTCATCCACTTTCAGCTGCGACAGGAGGTCAGGCTGTACgatctggagcaggagatcggAAGTTCCTCCTTCCCGTACCAGGACTACGTGGAAAAAATAGACAGTTTCAAGCGCATGCTGTACCTTTTCACTATACCCCGGAACAGAAGGGCATGTCTCGTTGCCTTTCTCGTCATGACTTCCCAGCAGCTATGCGGT ATCAATGTTCTCGCGTACTATTCGTCTATTGTTTTTGGGAATGCAGCATCCACGAACAAGATAGACCTACTCAGTTTCG GTTTTGGAGCATCGAATTTTGTCTTCACCCTGTTGGCATTCGTTCTCATTGATTCAAAGGGGCGCAGATTTACCCTTTTgacatccttcttctttatGACATTCACCCTGCTTGGAGCaagcttctgcttcaacaTTGAACCTGAAGGAAGCCGTGTCGCAGCGGTCGTGGTTACCTTCATTCTCCTATATACGGCATCATACTCGATCGGCGCCGGCCCTGTTCCATTCACGTTAAGCGCGGAAATCTTCCCTCTAGCATTCCGAG AGGTCGGGATGAGTTTCAGTGTCATGGTGAACTTCCTCGGCCTTGGTTTGCTTGTCCTGTTCGTCCCCCGCATCACCCGCAGTTGGTCGCCTACCGAAAACGAGCGAGTCGGTCAGCGTAATGTCCTGCTTCTATTTACGTATGTTGGCCCTCCTACCACTGAATAG
- a CDS encoding protein ffkC (transcript_id=CADANIAT00009076) — protein sequence MIAWNGWHEFANLFLRGRDCGTRNTDEAVRKLSSPDLEQCLGVSYALNFQNWIAAFNPIVIQFGKIMACKRDIMLSSSGHSEYVQVSDGARLPFLLNESVSVLGRGGCSTVTREIIAEGQFQKSGECNIKVSRARKLPVRQRLTRSPPQPKVIARKRFNDKIYFDRERVIMSLLEKGLQQHNHIVYPLAMISLESEYSILMDVADCNLETFLTEEGRVDSNISLKSLLKQVANIAHALYSLHTPGASGYVIHHLDLTPKNVLVKLINHSDNPWTWMLSDFGWSRHYDGCSNAAAARSGANAVQATDQVEYSERTGTYLPKEKERSSYTDIWSLGCIMCRVVCRKRHGIEGLRQFDELRLKDDPDRNDYFYRGTTVNPYVTRLLDQFCDSGCNMTTRCGNLLKSMLSMDKSARPTAWDLHNDLKQITDTCEEFTHTVIPLELESQRPQKDSVSDAKSANTVDRSPNPVFLAIENQREDDALVQIKSFLRGSIRAYSSIEQYDERLTPLCHAAEKGYTKVVKFLHQKGAQIDERDTRSNTPLMYACKRGHCGTAEYLIDQGADWNLQGEDGYTCLHFATECKNTEIIDVFIQKQPASRVKLNANILNTLDRTPLELTLYMKSGQARYKLMEQLISLRAKACATSRKQNHKTAVDFALERRDQQAMKILVTDVDKTWKIPKSNMGGFGPMKDILRRAGRLEGLSTPGQRTDHLTTELCGERSCLASFFSLLQLIDLNLPKSDIRSGSIVLIPRSENVDYGSGIGGDTALGRFGNCVKTSSQTLRIVCQ from the exons ATGATAGCGTGGAATGGGTGGCATGAATTTGCGAACCTTTTTCTTCGGGGGCGAGATTGCGGGACTCGAAATACGGATGAGGCAGTGAGGAAGCTATCATCACCGGACCTAGAGCAGTGCTTAGGAGTCAGCTACGCACTGAACTTCCAAAATTGGATTGCGGCTTTCAACCCGATAGTCATTCAATTTGGGAAGATTATGGCCTGCAAGAGggatatcatgttgagcagTAGCGGCCACAGTGAGTATGTGCAAGTCTCGGACGGTGCGCGactgccttttcttcttaATGAGTCAGTCTCAGTGCTTGGAAGAGGGGGCTGCAGCACCGTCACTCGAGAGATTATCGCCGAAGGCCAGTTCCAGAAAAGCGGGGAATGCAATATCAAAGTGAGTAGGGCCAGGAAGCTCCCCGTTCGACAGAGACTAACCCGCTCCCCTCCGCAGCCCAAGGTCATTGCTCGAAAACGCTTCAATGACAAGATCTACTTTGACCGTGAACGAGTGATCATGTCGCTACTGGAGAAAGGCCTTCAGCAGCACAATCACATCGTCTACCCGCTTGCCATGATCAGCCTCGAATCGGAGTACAGCATCTTGATGGACGTTGCTGATTGTAACCTCGAGACCTTCTTGACAGAAGAGGGTAGAGTTGACTCCAATATCAGTCTGAAATCATTACTCAAGCAGGTCGCAAATATTGCCCATGCTCTCTACTCACTGCATACTCCAGGCGCGTCCGGTTATGTTATCCACCATCTGGATCTCACGCCGAAAAATGTCCTAGTAAAGCTGATAAATCATTCTGATAACCCCTGGACATGGATGCTCTCAGATTTCGGCTGGTCCCGGCACTATGACGGTTGTTCCAATGCAGCCGCAGCGAGATCCGGCGCAAACGCGGTCCAGGCGACAGATCAGGTCGAATACTCTGAGAGAACGGGTACTTACCtaccaaaagaaaaggagagaagtTCATACACCGATATTTGGTCTCTGGGCTGCATCATGTGTCGTGTAGTTTGCCGAAAACGCCACGGCATCGAAGGATTGCGACAGTTCGACGAGCTGAGATTGAAGGATGACCCGGATAGGAATGACTACTTTTATCGCGGGACAACTGTCAATCCGTATGTGACGAGACTGTTAGATCAATTCTGTGACTCGGGGTGCAATATGACAACAAGATGTGGAAATCTCTTGAAATCGATGCTGTCTATGGACAAAAGTGCGCGACCCACTGCTTGGGACCTCCATAACGACCTCAAACAGATCACGGACACTTGCGAGGAATTCACACACACCGTGATCCCTCTTGAGCTCGAGTCCCAGAGACCACAGAAAGATTCAGTTTCCGACGCCAAATCCGCAAACACCGTTGATCGCAGTCCCAACCCCGTATTTCTCGCTATAGAGAACCAACGCGAGGATGATGCATTGGTCCAGATTAAGTCTTTTCTTCGCGGGAGTATCCGAGCGTATTCGAGCATAGAGCAGTACGACGAACGCTTGACCCCCCTCTGCCACGCTGCAGAAAAGGGGTATACTAAAGTTGTCAAGTTTCTGCATCAGAAGGGTGCGCAAATCGACGAGCGGGATACGCGCAGCAATACGCCGCTGATGTATGCCTGCAAAAGGGGCCATTGTGGAACGGCGGAGTACCTGATCGATCAGGGAGCAGATTGGAACCTCCAGGGTGAAGATGGGTATACGTGTCTCCATTTTGCGACAGAATGCAAAAACACCGAAATAATAGACGTTTTCATTCAAAAGCAGCCTGCGAGCAGGGTAAAGCTCAACGCGAACATATTAAACACATTGGACCGAACACCTCTAGAGCTCACTCTATATATGAAGTCTGGGCAAGCTCGTTATAAACTCATGGAACAGTTGATCAGCCTCCGTGCGAAAGCTTGCGCTACTTCGCGCAAACAGAATCATAAAACAGCAGTCGATTTTGCTCTGGAGAGGCGCGATCAACAAGCGATGAAGATTCTAGTTACTGATGTCGATAAAACATGGAAGATACCAAAAAGTAATATGGGTGGTTTCGGGCCCATGAAAGACATCTTGAGGAGAGCTGGCCGGCTCGAAGG CCTTTCTACGCCAGGACAGAGAACAGATCACCTTACTACCGAGCTGTGTGGTGAACGATCATGcttggcctccttcttcagcttgctgcagctcatTGATCTGAACCTGCCGAAGAGCGATATCAGGAGCGGCAGTATTGTCCTCATCCCTCGGTCTGAAAACGTTGACTATGGATCTGGTATTGGCGGCGACACGGCCCTTGGTCGGTTCGGTAACTGCGTGAAAACGTCGAGTCAGACTCTGAGAATCGTTTGTCAATAG
- a CDS encoding uncharacterized protein (transcript_id=CADANIAT00009077) codes for MDSFHVMLSHNAGIRSSLPAGIVAVFVGATSGIGAATLKAFAKYNRAPRAYFVGRSQTAADTIIAECKALNPGGEYVFIEADISLIRTVDEVCARIKARETRLDILFLSQGTASLERNKTPEGLHLLTALAHYSRTRFIANLLPLLEHASCLRRVVTVGAAGFEGPIDTSDFGALHVAPGQVRGHVATLITLGLEALARHAPSVSFIHSYPGTVDTPLTRRVMSGTGAAPVDWMNPTESGERHLYLLTSSRYPGRNEDADLAQLDGDGVSDPDVIRGTDGKLGSGVYAVGLDGECVTMETLGFLDTLRKNEMVDLVWEHTVGEFERIARAI; via the exons ATGGACTCCTTTCATGTGATGCTCTCTCACAACGCCGGTATCCGCTCTTCCCTCCCTGCAGGCATAGTAGCCGTCTTTGTTGGCGCTACCAGCGGCATCGGAGCAGCAACCCTAAAGGCATTCGCCAAGTATAACCGTGCCCCCCGCGCGTACTTTGTCGGTCGCTCGCAGACTGCAGCAGACACGATTATTGCCGAATGCAAGGCCCTTAACCCTGGGGGCGAGTATGTCTTCATCGAAGCGGATATTAGCCTCATCCGCACGGTAGACGAAGTCTGTGCGCGCATCAAGGCGAGGGAGACCCGGCTAGATATTCTCTTTTTGAGCCAGGGAACCGCGAGCCTGGAGCGCAACA AGACACCCGAAGGCCTACACCTGCTGACAGCACTGGCCCATTACTCGCGCACGCGATTCATTGCCAATCTCCTGCCCCTTCTCGAGCATGCCTCGTGCCTTCGCCGCGTGGTGACCGTTGGTGCAGCTGGCTTCGAGGGTCCCATTGACACGTCGGACTTTGGCGCTCTCCATGTGGCTCCGGGACAGGTTCGCGGGCATGTGGCAACGCTTATAACGCTCGGCTTGGAGGCTCTCGCTCGACATGCGCCCTCAGTTTCCTTTATCCACAGCTACCCTGGCACGGTGGACACACCCTTGACGAGGAGAGTCATGTCCGGTACTGGAGCTGCGCCGGTGGACTGGATGAACCCGACCGAGAGCGGGGAGCGGCATCTATATCTTTTGACAAGTTCGCGGTATCCGGGCCGGAATGAAGACGCTGATTTGGCGCAgttggatggcgatggtgTGTCGGATCCCGACGTCATCCGTGGTACCGACGGAAAGCTTGGAAGTGGGGTGTACGCTGTGGGATTGGATGGAGAGTGTGTAACTATGGAAACATTGGGCTTTCTAGACACCTTGCGGAAAAACGAAATGGTCGATCTGGTGTGGGAGCATACGGTGGGCGAGTTTGAGAGAATCGCCCGAGCAATTTGA
- a CDS encoding Zn(II)2Cys6 transcription factor (transcript_id=CADANIAT00009078), translated as MPPGSSIAISLPRKRKVTTACTNCQTLRIKCAGQQDQPCANCIDTNVQCIRNPNRDGRSKIPIRQRLRSLEEDQDLFLRLLRTLRHDNQQVDSLLKYIVDEKPSLNEIRQYMNRYFLPEDLERGFDLLKMDDEEGGSDHPATMSAHRALSIARLCDIPPYAGPACPWTTVTDDNGLVSHLISLYFTWNNLFFNWIYRDLFLRDLNSGNVDSPFCSPFLVNAILADACWYSSYPETCAVPGDVTTKGQHFWREARRLLDAQEGKVTLPTVQGMAIMFPTSCVMGKDEVGWLYAVQTSDAIPVLRSYLEDPSNTDIHRELTLSIVDQLEISWFNAAIARCFGLRRKPLVNVPRRARLPVHEKTDETWFPYPQQVEPVPAIHRNCVLNHGVELGKIIWHLCGGLYSSGQDGRVPTDIEQIVSKAYEDLLRWRKNVPTCIEYDEDSLPDVLSLHMDYHTFIITALSYLKTSIPNTESDVATQGSVASAQDRCIASAHAINRLVTMYKNRWSYGYQAVHNFHHFYAALFILMEDLNNPASHDAFLSIANTLALTAGRWLFTRGMLRHVQIATV; from the exons ATGCCCCCCGGCTCCAGCATCGCCATTTCCCTGCCGCGGAAGCGAAAGGTCACCACTGCATGTACGAATTGCCAGACACTGCGGATAAAA TGTGCTGGACAGCAGGACCAGCCTTGCGCCAACTGTATAGATACCAATGTCCAATGTATACGAAACCCTAACCGAGATGGGCGCAGCAAGATTCCCATTAGACAGCGGCTCAGAAGCTTGGAAGAGGACCAAGATCTTTTTCTTCGATTGCTCCGCACCCTACGTCATGACAACCAGCAGGTCGATAGCCTGCTCAAATACATTGTCGACGAGAAACCTTCATTGAATGAGATTAGACAGTATATGAATCGTTACTTCCTACCCGAAGACCTTGAAAGGGGCTTCGATCTACTGAAGatggacgatgaagagggtggGTCTGATCATCCTGCGACCATGTCGGCGCATCGAGCTTTAAGTATTGCTCGGCTCTGCGACATCCCACCTTATGCGGGACCCGCTTGTCCGTGGACGACGGTCACCGACGATAATGGATTAGTCTCTCACCTCATCTCGCTCTATTTCACATGGAACAATCTCTTCTTTAACTGGATCTATCGCGACCTTTTCCTCCGAGACCTAAATTCCGGAAATGTCGACTCCCCCTTTTGTTCTCCGTTCCTGGTGAATGCGATTTTGGCGGACGCCTGT TGGTATTCAAGCTATCCGGAGACCTGTGCCGTGCCGGGTGATGTCACCACCAAGGGCCAGCACTTTTGGCGAGAAGCTCGGCGTCTTCTCGATGCCCAGGAGGGCAAGGTCACCTTGCCAACAGTGCAAGGCATGGCGATTATGTTTCCAAC GTCATGCGTCATGGGTAAAGACGAAGTGGGGTGGCTATATGCTGTCCAAACATCCGATGCCATTCCAGTCCTGCGCTCCTATCTCGAAGACCCTTCCAACACCGATATCCATAGAGAGTTAACCTTGTCTATAGTAGATCAGCTTGAAATTTCATGGTTTAACGCCGCTAT CGCAAGGTGCTTTGGGTTACGTCGGAAGCCGCTGGTGAACGTGCCCCGACGTGCTCGTCTCCCGGTCCATGAGAAAACCGATGAGACCTGGTTTCCGTACCCCCAGCAAGTAGAGCCCGTCCCAGCCATTCATAGAAACTGCGTTCTCAATCACGGGGTCGAGTTGGGGAAAATTATTTGGCATCTGTGCGGTGGACTCTATTCCAGCGGACAAGACGGCCGAGTACCAACGGATATTGAGCAGATCGTGAGCAAGGCCTATGAGGATCTACTTCGCTGGCGGAAGAATGTACCCACGTGCATCGAATACGATGAAGACTCTTTGCCGGACGTTTTGAGCTTGCA CATGGACTACCACACATTCATAATCACAGCCCTGAGCTATCTCAAAACGTCCATCCCCAATACCGAGTCGGACGTGGCGACACAGGGGTCAGTTGCATCCGCCCAGGATAGATGTATCGCCTCAGCCCACGCCATAAACAGACTCGTCACAATGTATAAGAACCGCTGGAGCTACGGGTACCAAGCAGTGCACAACTTCCATCATTTCTACGCCGCCCTCTTTATCCTCATGGAGGACTTGAataacccagccagccacgaCGCATTTCTCAGTATTGCCAATACACTTGCGCTCACAGCTGGGCGCTGGTTATTTACCAGGGGAATGCTCAGACATGTCCAGATTGCGACAGTATAG